Proteins from a genomic interval of Ferrovibrio terrae:
- the zapE gene encoding cell division protein ZapE: protein MSILETYRARLAAGELAEDPAQALAAEKLELLSRHLAHYQPSSGDSWLQKLVGRRKEDAPQGLYIYGDVGRGKSMLMDLFFATAPVEKKRRVHFHAFMQEVHAEIFRYRQLSEDDPEKKAGGDDPIRPAAKKIAKSAWLLCFDEMQVSDVADAMILGRLFEKLFQRGVVIVATSNRHPDDLYRSGINRQLFLPFIELFKEKLDVLHLAASRDYRMQRLSKSPVWFSPMSAKSTLALDHAWNLLTDDAEGEPAEIELLGRKLMVPLQARGVARFRFDELCEQPLGPADFLAIARNFHTVMIDNIPTLSPAKRNEAKRFVTLVDALYEAKANLLATAAAPPETLYPEGEGAFEFQRCVSRLNEMQSEEYRVLPHISG, encoded by the coding sequence ATGTCGATCCTAGAAACCTATCGCGCCAGGCTGGCGGCCGGAGAGCTGGCGGAAGACCCCGCCCAGGCGCTGGCGGCCGAGAAGCTGGAACTGCTGAGCCGCCATCTGGCGCATTACCAGCCCAGCAGCGGCGACAGCTGGCTGCAGAAGCTGGTCGGCCGCAGGAAGGAAGACGCGCCGCAGGGCCTGTATATCTACGGCGATGTCGGCCGCGGCAAATCCATGCTGATGGACCTGTTCTTCGCCACGGCGCCGGTGGAGAAAAAACGCCGCGTGCATTTTCATGCCTTCATGCAGGAAGTGCATGCCGAGATTTTTCGCTATCGCCAGCTGAGCGAAGACGATCCCGAGAAGAAAGCCGGCGGCGACGACCCGATCAGGCCAGCCGCCAAGAAGATCGCCAAATCGGCCTGGCTGCTCTGCTTTGACGAGATGCAGGTCAGCGATGTTGCCGATGCGATGATTCTGGGTCGCTTGTTCGAGAAGCTCTTCCAGCGCGGGGTGGTGATCGTCGCCACCTCGAACCGCCATCCCGACGACCTCTACAGGAGCGGTATCAACCGCCAGCTGTTCCTGCCCTTCATCGAATTGTTCAAGGAAAAGTTGGATGTGCTGCATCTGGCGGCCAGCCGCGACTACCGCATGCAGCGGCTCAGCAAGTCGCCGGTCTGGTTCAGCCCGATGAGCGCCAAGTCGACCCTGGCGCTGGACCATGCCTGGAATCTTCTCACCGATGATGCCGAGGGTGAGCCGGCCGAGATCGAGCTGCTGGGCCGCAAGCTGATGGTGCCGTTACAGGCGCGCGGCGTGGCACGCTTCCGGTTTGACGAGTTGTGCGAACAGCCGCTCGGTCCGGCCGATTTCCTGGCCATCGCCAGGAACTTCCACACCGTGATGATCGACAATATCCCGACGCTCAGCCCCGCCAAGCGCAACGAGGCCAAGCGTTTCGTCACGCTGGTGGATGCGCTGTATGAGGCCAAGGCCAACTTGTTGGCGACGGCGGCCGCACCGCCGGAAACACTTTACCCCGAGGGCGAGGGCGCGTTCGAATTCCAGCGTTGCGTGTCGCGGCTGAACGAGATGCAGAGCGAAGAGTATCGCGTGCTGCCCCACATCTCAGGCTAG
- a CDS encoding CoA-acylating methylmalonate-semialdehyde dehydrogenase yields the protein MAKELHHFIGGKKVAGKSGRFLDVYNPTTGEVASKAPLATKAEVEAAIADSQKAFLEWGATSPLVRARVMFKFKELCERHADEIALLISNEHGKVVSDAKGSLQRGLEVVEFACGIPHLLKGEYSDSVSKGIDVYSMRQPLGVVAGITPFNFPAMVPMWMFAVAIASGNTFILKPSEKDPSCPLRLAELMLEAGAPPGVLNCVIGDKEAVDTVLTDPRIQAVSFVGSTPIAQYVYATAAAHGKRVQAMGGAKNHMIIMPDADMDQAVDALIGAGYGSAGERCMAVSVAVPVGKGTADKLVEALAPRVRALKVGPSTDKDSEMGPLVTKEHLAKVKGYVDTGVSEGAKLVVDGRGLNLQGYEGGYFMGGCLFDNVTPDMRIYKEEIFGPVLSVVRTESFEEAARLPTEHEFGNGVAIFTRDGDAARDFAARVQVGMVGINVPIPVPLAFHTFGGWKKSAFGDTNQHGPEGVKFYTKIKTVTARWPTGIRSGAEFNIPTMK from the coding sequence ATGGCGAAAGAGTTGCATCATTTCATCGGCGGCAAAAAGGTCGCCGGCAAGTCGGGTCGTTTCCTCGACGTCTACAATCCGACGACTGGCGAAGTCGCAAGTAAGGCGCCGCTGGCCACCAAGGCCGAGGTCGAGGCCGCCATCGCCGACAGCCAGAAAGCCTTCCTGGAATGGGGCGCCACCTCGCCGCTGGTGCGCGCCCGCGTGATGTTCAAGTTCAAGGAGCTGTGCGAACGCCACGCCGACGAGATCGCGCTGCTGATCTCCAACGAGCATGGCAAGGTGGTTTCGGATGCCAAGGGTTCGCTGCAGCGCGGCCTGGAAGTGGTGGAATTCGCCTGCGGTATTCCGCACCTTCTGAAGGGCGAATATTCCGACAGCGTGTCGAAAGGCATCGACGTCTATTCGATGCGCCAGCCGCTCGGTGTGGTCGCCGGCATCACCCCGTTCAATTTTCCGGCCATGGTACCGATGTGGATGTTCGCCGTCGCGATTGCCTCGGGCAACACCTTCATCCTCAAGCCGAGCGAGAAGGACCCGTCCTGCCCGCTGCGCCTGGCCGAACTGATGCTGGAAGCCGGCGCGCCTCCGGGCGTGCTGAACTGCGTAATCGGCGACAAGGAGGCGGTCGATACCGTCCTGACCGATCCGCGTATCCAGGCCGTCAGCTTCGTCGGCTCGACGCCGATCGCCCAGTATGTCTATGCCACGGCCGCGGCGCATGGAAAGCGCGTGCAGGCCATGGGCGGCGCCAAGAACCACATGATCATCATGCCCGATGCCGATATGGACCAGGCGGTCGATGCGCTGATCGGCGCCGGCTACGGCTCGGCCGGCGAACGCTGCATGGCGGTCTCGGTCGCCGTGCCGGTGGGCAAGGGCACCGCCGACAAGCTGGTCGAAGCGCTGGCGCCGCGCGTCCGCGCCCTGAAGGTCGGCCCCAGCACTGATAAGGATTCCGAAATGGGTCCGCTGGTCACCAAGGAGCATCTCGCCAAGGTGAAAGGCTATGTCGATACCGGCGTGTCGGAAGGCGCCAAGCTGGTGGTCGATGGTCGTGGCCTGAACCTGCAGGGCTACGAGGGCGGCTATTTCATGGGCGGCTGCCTGTTCGACAACGTGACGCCGGACATGCGCATCTACAAGGAAGAGATCTTCGGCCCGGTGCTCAGCGTGGTGCGCACCGAAAGCTTCGAGGAAGCCGCCAGGCTGCCGACCGAACATGAATTCGGCAATGGCGTGGCGATCTTCACCCGCGACGGCGATGCCGCCCGCGACTTCGCAGCGAGGGTCCAGGTCGGCATGGTCGGCATCAATGTGCCGATCCCGGTGCCGCTCGCCTTCCACACCTTCGGCGGCTGGAAGAAGTCGGCCTTTGGCGACACCAACCAGCATGGTCCGGAAGGCGTGAAGTTCTACACCAAGATCAAGACGGTGACCGCGCGCTGGCCGACCGGCATCCGTTCGGGCGCCGAGTTCAACATCCCGACCATGAAGTAA
- a CDS encoding TetR/AcrR family transcriptional regulator — MSKPARVTASQIAPRIASAATERSTRQRALVAALALFDAQGVEATTIDQVRDAAGISVGSLYHHFRSREGLVIALYEDLLEQYRTAITAELVRHSAIRTLLDAFVTTHIGWAMQNPTAERFLSEHRHHRTLTGVTRQLQGDTADFIRPLLRRIKPAIEAGVLKPLPPELLLSLVLGPVQTWLRMHRAGSSKLDAAQAARKLSDLIWDAVAVPPVKRKLK, encoded by the coding sequence ATGAGCAAACCTGCCCGCGTCACTGCCAGCCAGATCGCGCCGAGAATCGCCTCGGCCGCCACCGAACGCAGCACGCGCCAGCGTGCGCTGGTGGCGGCGCTGGCGCTGTTCGACGCGCAGGGCGTGGAAGCCACCACCATCGACCAGGTGCGCGACGCCGCCGGCATCTCGGTCGGCAGCCTGTATCACCACTTCCGCAGCCGCGAGGGGCTGGTGATCGCGCTGTATGAAGACCTGCTGGAGCAATACCGCACGGCGATCACCGCCGAACTGGTGCGCCACAGCGCCATCCGCACCCTGCTGGATGCCTTCGTGACGACGCATATCGGCTGGGCCATGCAGAATCCGACCGCCGAGCGCTTTCTCTCGGAGCACCGCCATCACCGCACGCTGACCGGCGTGACAAGGCAGCTGCAGGGCGACACGGCGGATTTCATCCGACCGCTGCTGCGGCGGATCAAGCCGGCCATCGAGGCCGGCGTGCTGAAACCGCTGCCGCCCGAGCTGCTTCTGAGCCTGGTGCTCGGGCCGGTGCAGACCTGGCTGCGCATGCATCGCGCGGGCAGCAGCAAACTCGATGCCGCGCAGGCCGCGCGCAAGCTGTCGGACCTGATCTGGGATGCCGTGGCCGTCCCGCCGGTAAAAAGGAAACTGAAATGA
- a CDS encoding DUF4442 domain-containing protein produces the protein MTIAALAVPAAPAAAKATVLKQWDGFCRLPFGRRLFNLLIGVTVPYAGSIAPQVVELAPGRARARMADRRRVRNHLRSLHAVALTNLAELTGNLALMSRQPPQGARWIITGFDSEFIKKARGTINAECSLPELDWSSAQTLDGRVELRDAGGDLVMIARPHWRIGPDQQKQA, from the coding sequence ATGACCATCGCCGCCCTCGCCGTTCCCGCAGCACCTGCCGCCGCGAAAGCCACGGTGCTGAAACAATGGGACGGCTTCTGCCGCCTGCCGTTCGGCCGCCGGCTGTTCAACCTGCTGATCGGCGTGACCGTGCCCTATGCCGGCAGCATCGCGCCCCAGGTGGTGGAACTGGCACCCGGTCGGGCCCGCGCGCGCATGGCCGATCGGCGTCGCGTGCGCAATCACCTGCGCTCGCTGCATGCCGTGGCGCTGACCAATCTCGCCGAACTGACCGGCAATCTCGCGCTGATGAGCCGCCAGCCGCCGCAGGGCGCGCGCTGGATCATCACCGGCTTCGACAGCGAATTCATCAAGAAGGCGCGCGGCACCATCAACGCGGAGTGCAGCCTGCCCGAGCTCGACTGGTCATCAGCGCAGACTCTGGATGGCCGCGTGGAACTGCGTGATGCCGGCGGCGATCTGGTGATGATCGCGCGTCCGCACTGGCGCATCGGCCCCGATCAGCAGAAACAAGCTTAG
- a CDS encoding DUF4142 domain-containing protein: protein MTRIRSYALLGATALFSASVAVPAALAGGMKAENRAGTQQQAAVQQQALTAQNFVLYATNADLFQAEASKIAVQRAQSSEVKAYAQQMASQHANATSKLNMVARQAGVTPVTPVLTVHMQQKLAELQHTSTTAFDERYITLLQEAQERELRLHNAYARGGDNATLRAASTDTAQLVSQHLAEARRISTSILADRPAGS from the coding sequence ATGACACGCATTCGTTCATACGCCCTGCTTGGTGCCACAGCCCTGTTCTCCGCAAGCGTGGCCGTACCGGCCGCCCTGGCCGGCGGCATGAAGGCTGAAAACCGCGCCGGCACGCAACAGCAAGCCGCCGTGCAGCAGCAGGCGCTGACAGCGCAGAATTTCGTGCTCTACGCCACCAATGCCGATCTGTTCCAGGCCGAGGCCAGCAAGATCGCCGTACAGCGCGCGCAGAGCAGCGAAGTGAAGGCCTATGCGCAGCAGATGGCGTCGCAGCACGCCAATGCGACCAGCAAGCTGAATATGGTGGCGCGCCAGGCTGGCGTGACACCGGTGACGCCGGTGCTGACGGTGCATATGCAGCAGAAGCTGGCGGAACTGCAGCACACGTCAACCACGGCGTTCGACGAACGCTACATCACGCTGCTGCAGGAAGCGCAGGAGCGCGAGCTGCGCCTGCACAACGCCTATGCCCGCGGTGGCGACAATGCCACGCTGCGTGCGGCCTCGACCGACACCGCCCAGTTGGTGTCGCAGCATCTGGCCGAGGCACGACGCATCTCGACGTCGATTCTTGCCGACCGCCCGGCTGGCTCGTAA
- the kdsA gene encoding 3-deoxy-8-phosphooctulonate synthase encodes MMAALTLQNWNLTIGDGKALFCILGLNVIEDLDLALQTATELKQIADDLKLPFVFKASFDKANRSSINSFRGPGMAEGLKILATVKDKLKVPIATDLHEPFQAEPVAEVADLVQIPAFLVRQTDLIVATARATQKNKGLLHVKKAQFLAPSDCKSILHKIEQAAAPNMTILCERGSAFGYNNLIVDMLAIQEMQKFGVPVTIDATHAVQLPGAKAVEGGGVAAGGRREGVSVIAAAAIAAGADGVFLEFHPEPDKAKCDGPSCLPLSGARALLTRLKAIHAAARA; translated from the coding sequence ATGATGGCTGCGCTGACCCTGCAAAACTGGAATCTGACGATTGGCGATGGCAAGGCGCTGTTCTGCATCCTGGGCCTGAACGTGATCGAGGATCTCGATCTCGCGCTGCAGACCGCCACCGAACTGAAACAGATCGCCGACGACCTGAAACTGCCCTTCGTGTTCAAGGCCAGCTTCGACAAGGCCAACCGGTCCTCGATCAACAGCTTCCGTGGCCCCGGCATGGCGGAGGGCCTGAAGATCCTCGCCACGGTGAAAGACAAGCTGAAGGTGCCGATCGCCACCGACCTGCATGAGCCCTTCCAGGCCGAGCCAGTGGCTGAAGTCGCTGATCTGGTGCAGATTCCGGCCTTCCTGGTGCGCCAGACCGACCTGATCGTGGCCACCGCGCGGGCCACGCAGAAGAACAAGGGTCTGCTGCATGTGAAGAAGGCACAGTTCCTCGCCCCCAGCGACTGCAAAAGTATCCTGCACAAGATCGAGCAGGCGGCCGCGCCCAACATGACCATCCTGTGCGAACGCGGCTCGGCCTTTGGCTACAACAACCTGATCGTGGACATGCTGGCGATCCAGGAGATGCAGAAATTCGGCGTGCCGGTGACGATCGACGCCACCCATGCCGTGCAGTTGCCCGGTGCCAAAGCCGTAGAGGGCGGTGGCGTTGCCGCCGGCGGTCGTCGTGAAGGCGTGTCGGTGATCGCGGCTGCCGCCATTGCAGCCGGTGCCGATGGCGTGTTTCTCGAATTCCATCCCGAGCCCGACAAGGCGAAATGCGACGGGCCGAGTTGCCTGCCGCTCTCGGGCGCGCGTGCGCTGCTCACAAGGCTCAAGGCGATCCACGCCGCTGCCCGCGCCTGA
- a CDS encoding helix-turn-helix domain-containing protein produces MSEAVLSPKGFPATAAAGFGTLMRQWRRRRGLSQLDLAENGGVSQRHVSFLESGRARPSRQMVLHLAELLDMPLRERNRLLHAAGFAAAYRESKLDAPQLAEARHALDLLLKQHEPFPSVVVDAGWTVQLANQAAQRMIAFLLGPSHDASKPVNFMKLPLHPQGARPYIRNWREVAGNLLHRLQREAMDSSAAAAVLGEVRRYPDVDALWRSVDWEAEPKPLLSFSVEKDGLVLDLVTMIATFGTPQDVTLQDLRIESFLPANEASEALLRGLATH; encoded by the coding sequence ATGAGCGAAGCGGTCCTCTCCCCGAAAGGATTTCCGGCTACAGCGGCCGCCGGTTTCGGCACGCTGATGCGGCAATGGCGCCGCCGCCGGGGCCTGAGCCAGCTCGATCTCGCCGAAAACGGTGGCGTGTCACAACGCCATGTCAGCTTCCTGGAATCCGGCCGTGCGCGGCCAAGCCGCCAGATGGTGCTGCATCTGGCGGAACTGCTGGATATGCCACTGCGCGAACGCAACCGCCTGCTGCATGCCGCGGGCTTCGCGGCGGCCTATCGCGAAAGCAAGCTGGATGCGCCGCAACTGGCCGAGGCGCGCCATGCGCTCGACCTGCTGCTGAAACAGCATGAACCATTTCCCTCTGTCGTGGTCGACGCCGGCTGGACCGTGCAGTTGGCCAACCAGGCGGCGCAGCGCATGATCGCTTTCCTTCTTGGCCCCAGCCACGACGCATCGAAACCGGTCAACTTCATGAAGCTGCCGCTGCATCCGCAAGGCGCGCGGCCCTATATCCGCAACTGGCGCGAGGTGGCCGGCAACCTGCTGCACCGGCTGCAGCGCGAGGCGATGGACAGTTCGGCGGCGGCGGCCGTGCTCGGCGAAGTGCGCCGCTACCCCGATGTCGATGCGCTGTGGCGCTCTGTCGACTGGGAGGCCGAGCCAAAGCCTTTGCTGTCTTTCTCGGTGGAGAAGGATGGCCTGGTGCTCGATCTTGTCACCATGATCGCCACCTTCGGCACGCCACAGGATGTCACCCTGCAGGATTTGCGGATCGAAAGCTTCCTGCCGGCAAACGAGGCCAGTGAGGCGCTCCTGCGCGGTTTGGCGACGCATTAA
- the cysG gene encoding siroheme synthase CysG — MHSFPGFLNLQDRLVLVAGGGENAARKIRLLAKAGARIRVVANELNAEIFSLVAEGVAEHRAEFSADVLDGARLVISAYGDARDEAVAEAAQQRGLLVNVVDRADLSDFTVPAIVERGDITIGISSNGTAPLLLGRIRAQIEALLPARLGDVAALAGEFRGTVARVIGDAANRKRFWQRVFDGPVAAKALAGDRAGARATLMSELNSQQDEVPGHVALVGAGPGDPDLLTIAAQRALMDADIVLYDALVSPEILDRVRRDAERVSVGKRKGRHSIGQDEINILLAEHATAGKRVVRLKAGDPFIFGRGGEEMDYLNARGIAVSVIPGITAALGCAASAGIPLTHRELSHGISLVSGQLKDGSEDSFDWIERAAKAEETVVVYMGLSQAAHIRDRLIAAGASAALPVALIEKGTRPDQQVSAGALSTLPALATQHGGGPVLLIIGKVAAYARPSVAVAQQRRIA, encoded by the coding sequence ATGCACAGCTTTCCGGGATTTTTGAACCTGCAGGACCGTCTGGTCCTGGTTGCCGGCGGTGGCGAAAACGCCGCCCGCAAGATTCGACTGTTAGCTAAGGCCGGTGCCCGCATCCGCGTGGTGGCAAACGAGCTGAACGCTGAAATCTTTTCACTTGTCGCGGAAGGCGTCGCCGAACATCGCGCCGAATTTTCCGCCGACGTACTGGATGGTGCGCGCCTCGTTATTTCCGCCTATGGCGATGCGCGTGATGAAGCCGTGGCCGAAGCTGCGCAGCAGCGCGGCCTGCTGGTGAATGTGGTGGATCGCGCCGATCTCTCTGACTTCACCGTGCCGGCTATCGTGGAACGCGGCGACATCACCATCGGCATTTCTTCCAACGGCACCGCGCCGCTGCTGCTCGGCCGCATCCGGGCGCAGATCGAAGCGCTGCTGCCGGCGCGTCTGGGCGATGTGGCGGCGCTGGCCGGTGAATTCCGTGGCACGGTCGCGCGCGTGATTGGCGATGCAGCAAACCGCAAACGCTTCTGGCAGCGCGTCTTTGATGGCCCGGTGGCGGCCAAGGCGCTGGCCGGCGATCGCGCCGGCGCACGCGCAACCCTGATGAGCGAACTCAACAGCCAGCAGGACGAGGTACCGGGCCATGTCGCGCTGGTCGGCGCCGGTCCAGGCGATCCCGACCTGCTGACCATTGCCGCACAGCGCGCGCTGATGGATGCCGATATCGTGCTCTACGATGCACTGGTGTCACCCGAGATCCTGGACCGCGTGCGCCGCGATGCCGAGCGGGTGTCGGTCGGCAAGCGCAAGGGCCGGCACAGCATCGGCCAGGATGAAATCAACATTCTCCTTGCAGAGCACGCGACAGCAGGAAAACGCGTCGTGCGGCTCAAGGCCGGCGATCCCTTCATCTTCGGTCGCGGCGGTGAGGAGATGGATTATCTCAACGCGCGCGGTATCGCCGTTTCTGTCATCCCCGGTATCACGGCGGCGCTGGGCTGCGCGGCCAGCGCCGGTATTCCGCTGACCCATCGCGAGCTGAGCCATGGCATCAGCCTGGTCAGCGGCCAGTTGAAAGACGGCAGCGAAGACTCATTCGACTGGATCGAGCGTGCGGCGAAAGCCGAAGAAACCGTCGTCGTCTATATGGGGCTCTCCCAAGCCGCTCATATCCGCGACCGCCTGATCGCCGCCGGCGCGTCTGCCGCGCTGCCGGTCGCACTGATCGAGAAGGGCACACGGCCCGATCAGCAGGTCAGCGCCGGTGCACTCAGCACCCTGCCCGCGCTCGCAACACAGCACGGTGGCGGGCCAGTCTTGCTCATCATCGGCAAGGTCGCCGCCTATGCCCGGCCGTCCGTTGCCGTCGCCCAGCAGCGACGTATTGCCTGA
- a CDS encoding DUF2849 domain-containing protein, translating into MAKAPKLNSQPQVVTANHLLSGDVVYLTKAATWSRRIHDAAVVANVDAGAALLAEAEAQAKQNIVVAPYLIPVDASVTPPKPIQYREILRAEGPSTETRPAA; encoded by the coding sequence ATGGCCAAAGCCCCCAAACTCAACAGCCAGCCGCAGGTGGTGACCGCAAATCACCTGCTGAGCGGCGATGTGGTCTACCTGACAAAGGCAGCCACCTGGTCGCGCCGCATTCATGACGCCGCCGTGGTTGCCAATGTCGACGCCGGTGCCGCCCTGCTGGCCGAAGCCGAGGCGCAGGCGAAGCAGAATATCGTCGTCGCGCCGTATCTGATTCCGGTGGATGCCAGCGTGACGCCGCCCAAGCCAATCCAGTATCGCGAGATTCTTCGCGCCGAAGGACCCAGCACAGAAACCAGGCCAGCAGCCTGA
- a CDS encoding nitrite/sulfite reductase, which yields MYQYDEIDQTMVDERVAQFRDQVARRLTGEISEDEFKPLRLQNGLYLQLHAYMLRIAIPYGTLSSRQLRGLAQIGCTYDRAWGHFTTRQNLQYNWIKLEDTADALADLAKIQMHAIQTSGNCIRNTTTDQFAGAAHDEIEDPRVWCEIIRQWSTFHPEFSFLPRKFKIAVTGSPNDRAAVRVHDIGLRMHKNDAGEIGFEVIVGGGLGRTPFIGKTIRDFLPKQDLLSYLEAILRVYNQFGRRDNLYKARIKILVHEIGIETMREKVEAEFAASKDGALKLPQEAIAQIAAQFAPPAFENLSGISADYANAFRTDFEFGLWARRNTFKHKQPGYSIVTISLKKEGAPPGDASAEQMNAVADIADRYSFGEIRVTHEQNLVLAHVKQADLPAVFKALKAYDLATPNIGLASDIIACPGLDYCALANARSIPIAQQIALRFRNWERAHDIGELKIKISGCINACGHHHVGHIGILGVDKAGEEFYQITLGGAADEQAAIGDLIGPSLNTQDAVDAIDTLVETYLRLRKSSDERFLDTYRRVGLAPFKEAVYVSA from the coding sequence ATGTACCAGTATGACGAAATTGACCAGACCATGGTGGACGAGCGCGTCGCGCAGTTCCGCGACCAGGTCGCCCGCCGCCTGACCGGCGAGATCAGCGAAGACGAATTCAAGCCGCTGCGCCTGCAGAACGGCCTGTATCTGCAGCTGCATGCCTACATGCTGCGCATCGCCATCCCCTATGGCACGCTGTCGTCGCGCCAGTTGCGCGGCCTGGCGCAGATCGGCTGCACATACGACCGCGCCTGGGGCCATTTCACCACGCGGCAGAACCTGCAATACAACTGGATCAAGCTGGAAGACACGGCTGATGCCTTGGCTGACCTGGCTAAAATCCAGATGCATGCGATCCAGACCAGCGGCAACTGCATCCGCAATACCACCACCGACCAGTTCGCCGGCGCCGCCCATGACGAGATCGAGGATCCGCGCGTCTGGTGCGAGATCATCCGCCAATGGTCGACCTTCCATCCGGAATTCAGCTTCCTGCCGCGCAAGTTCAAGATCGCCGTCACCGGCTCGCCGAATGACCGCGCCGCCGTGCGCGTGCACGATATCGGCCTGCGCATGCACAAAAACGACGCCGGCGAGATCGGCTTCGAGGTGATCGTGGGCGGTGGACTGGGCCGTACGCCCTTCATCGGCAAGACCATCCGCGACTTCCTGCCCAAGCAGGACCTGCTGAGCTATCTAGAAGCCATCCTGCGCGTCTACAACCAGTTCGGCCGGCGCGACAACCTCTACAAGGCGCGCATCAAGATTCTGGTGCATGAGATCGGCATCGAAACGATGCGCGAGAAGGTTGAAGCCGAATTCGCCGCCAGCAAGGACGGCGCCCTGAAGCTGCCGCAGGAAGCCATCGCACAGATCGCGGCGCAGTTCGCCCCGCCGGCCTTCGAAAATCTGTCAGGCATTTCGGCCGACTATGCCAATGCCTTCCGCACCGACTTCGAGTTCGGCCTGTGGGCACGCCGCAACACCTTCAAGCACAAGCAACCTGGCTACAGCATCGTCACCATTTCGCTGAAGAAGGAAGGCGCGCCTCCGGGCGACGCCTCGGCCGAGCAGATGAATGCCGTGGCCGATATCGCCGACCGCTATTCCTTTGGCGAAATCCGCGTGACGCATGAGCAGAACCTGGTTCTGGCGCATGTGAAGCAGGCTGACCTGCCGGCGGTGTTCAAGGCGCTGAAGGCCTATGACCTTGCCACGCCGAATATCGGCCTGGCCTCCGACATCATCGCCTGCCCGGGCCTGGATTACTGCGCGCTGGCCAATGCCCGCTCGATCCCGATCGCGCAGCAGATCGCACTGCGCTTCAGGAACTGGGAGCGCGCGCACGATATCGGCGAACTGAAGATCAAGATTTCCGGCTGCATCAATGCCTGCGGGCATCACCATGTCGGCCATATCGGCATTCTCGGCGTCGACAAGGCCGGCGAGGAATTCTATCAGATCACGCTGGGCGGCGCGGCCGACGAGCAGGCCGCCATCGGCGACCTGATTGGCCCGTCGCTGAACACCCAGGATGCGGTGGACGCCATCGACACGCTGGTTGAAACCTATCTGCGCCTGCGTAAATCCAGTGACGAGCGTTTCCTAGATACCTATCGTCGCGTGGGCCTCGCCCCGTTCAAGGAGGCCGTCTATGTCTCTGCTTAA
- a CDS encoding DUF934 domain-containing protein, whose protein sequence is MSLLKIGPLLKDGRLVGEDAFQPVADDAALPASGAVLVTYARWQAEKDQLSGRNAPLGIVLPNTLDVLDFGAEAERFDLIVLNFPKFSDGRAYSQARLLRERFGYRGELRATGHVLQDQLWHMQRSGFDAFEIPREDAAEAFAKAVKSFSNVYQPTGDGRVSALKQRLAAYNTKNGRKEAAE, encoded by the coding sequence ATGTCTCTGCTTAAGATTGGGCCGTTGCTTAAAGATGGCCGCCTTGTCGGCGAAGACGCCTTCCAGCCAGTGGCGGATGACGCCGCCCTGCCCGCCAGCGGCGCGGTGCTGGTGACCTATGCGCGCTGGCAGGCCGAGAAGGATCAGCTGTCGGGCCGCAATGCGCCGCTCGGCATCGTGCTGCCGAACACTCTCGATGTGCTGGACTTCGGTGCCGAGGCCGAGCGTTTCGACCTGATCGTATTGAACTTCCCGAAATTCAGCGACGGCCGCGCCTACAGCCAGGCCCGCCTGCTGCGTGAACGTTTCGGCTATCGGGGCGAACTGCGCGCCACCGGCCATGTGCTGCAGGACCAGCTGTGGCATATGCAGCGCAGCGGTTTCGATGCCTTCGAGATCCCGCGTGAAGATGCCGCCGAGGCTTTCGCCAAGGCGGTCAAAAGCTTCAGCAATGTGTATCAGCCGACCGGCGATGGCCGCGTCAGCGCGCTGAAGCAGCGCCTGGCAGCCTATAATACTAAGAATGGCCGCAAGGAGGCCGCCGAATGA